The DNA window TATCTCTTTGGTTCGTTCCGTAACAGATACCATCATAATGTTCATAATTCCGACTCCAGCGACTCCAAGCGATATGAAGCTTATCAGGATCGTACCTATCCTCAGATTTTTTGACATATCATTAAAGGTGTCAATAAGGGTGGCGCTGTTGAAAATTTCAAAATCGTTCTCTTTCCCCGGAGGCACTTTCCGTACCGTCCTCAAAATTGTTATGACTTCCTCAATGGCATCCTCTAACACTTCAGGAGATTTAGCGGATATGGTTATATTTATCGAGCCTTTCTTGCCATACATCTTTTGATACGTGGTTAACGGTATTGCGGCAAGATTATCTCTCGATTGACCCATACGGTTTCCCTGTTCTTCAAGAATTCCGATTACCTCAAACTTTCTGCCGTCTACTTTTACGATTTTTCCTAACGGATATGTAAAGGGAAAGAGCGCCTCAACAATATCCTGTCCTAAAACAATCACATTTTTAGCATATATCACATCCGTTTTGGTTAAAGTCCTTCCCTCGCTAATGAAATATCCGTTATTCACAAAAAATTCCGGCGTACCTCCCGCTAACATAAACACAGGATCTGTCGCCTCATTCTCGAAACGGAATGATCTTCCAAACTTCCAATCTTCAGCTCCTACGTTTGAGATATATTTTGCCCGGTCTCTTATGGCATCTGCGTGCTCAATTAGCAAATCCTTACGGTTTCTATATTTGGATCTGTTGTGCCTGCCGATTTGCATCGCCGGATATTTTTGAGCTTGAAATACGGTTGAGCCGAGAATTGACAAGCTATCCT is part of the Candidatus Neomarinimicrobiota bacterium genome and encodes:
- a CDS encoding ABC transporter permease, whose product is MEWFESVRIAIESIRRNKLRSSLTLIGMIIGVASIIGIMTAIDAIQAYMEDSLSILGSTVFQAQKYPAMQIGRHNRSKYRNRKDLLIEHADAIRDRAKYISNVGAEDWKFGRSFRFENEATDPVFMLAGGTPEFFVNNGYFISEGRTLTKTDVIYAKNVIVLGQDIVEALFPFTYPLGKIVKVDGRKFEVIGILEEQGNRMGQSRDNLAAIPLTTYQKMYGKKGSINITISAKSPEVLEDAIEEVITILRTVRKVPPGKENDFEIFNSATLIDTFNDMSKNLRIGTILISFISLGVAGVGIMNIMMVSVTERTKEIGIRKALGARRRNILLQFLVEAIILSLLGGIIGVIVGVGIGNLIASLMNLDMGIPWMWVTMGLVFCSFIGIVFGIWPAAKASKLDPIESLRYE